Proteins from one Salvelinus sp. IW2-2015 linkage group LG32, ASM291031v2, whole genome shotgun sequence genomic window:
- the LOC111956585 gene encoding protein FAM78B codes for METREGLMCILVRYRLLPSSLVLLTLLLASTMGCIQSISCKPRIRRENIVVYEVSASIDQCPTVIEENSPIVLRYKTPYFRASAGIVMPPVPRNETWVVGWIQACTQMEFYNTYGDIGMSSWELPELREGRVKAISDSDGVSYPWYGNTTETVTLTGPXSKPSHLTVSMNDNFYPSVTWAVPISNSNTPMLSHITRDQSFITWLVAINSVTKERIVLQTVRWRMRVDIAVDPDMPLGSRASLVGRPHQEQPHILNYQEPIPPNALGRPNANDAQVLMWRPRRGAPLVVIPPK; via the exons ATGGAAACCCGAGAGGGACTGATGTGCATACTGGTCAGGTATCGTCTTCTCCCTTCGTCTCTGGTTCTGCTTACTCTGCTACTTGCCAGCACCATGGGCTGTATCCAGAGCATCTCCTGCAAGCCTCGCATTAGAAGGGAGAACATTGTAGTCTACGAGGTATCGGCCTCCATTGACCAGTGCCCAACGGTGATAGAGGAGAACTCGCCCATAGTGCTGCGGTATAAGACACCTTACTTCAGGGCCTCCGCAGGGATCGTGATGCCTCCGGTGCCCCGCAATGAGACCTGGGTGGTGGGTTGGATCCAGGCGTGTACACAAATGGAGTTCTACAATACTTATGGGGACATTGGCAT GTCCAGCTGGGAGTTACCGGAGCTCCGTGAGGGCCGGGTCAAGGCCATCAGCGATTCGGACGGGGTCAGCTACCCATGGTACGGCAACACCACTGAGACGGTCACCCTTACGGGTCCCAYGTCCAAACCGTCGCACCTCACAGTCAGCATGAACGACAACTTCTACCCCAGTGTGACCTGGGCCGTTCCCATCAGCAACAGCAACACGCCAATGCTGTCACACATCACCCGAGACCAGAGCTTCATCACCTGGTTGGTTGCCATCAACTCTGTCACCAAG GAGCGYATYGTGCTGCAGACKGTGCGGTGGCGGATGCGGGTGGACATCGCCGTGGACCCTGACATGCCCCTGGGCTCCCGGGCCTCCCTAGTAGGCCGTCCTCACCAGGAGCAGCCCCATATTCTCAACTACCAGGAACCAATACCCCCCAAYGCCCTGGGACGACCCAATGCCAATGACGCCCAAGTGCTGATGTGGAGGCCCCGCAGAGGRGCACCCCTAGTGGTGATACCGCCCAAATAA
- the cmpk gene encoding UMP-CMP kinase isoform X2, protein MIFHLLSRLSAKVPSVVYRAALIMKPQVVFVLGGPGAGKGTQCTRIVENYSYTHLSAGDLLRAERSREASEFGQLIDSYIKDGKIVPVEITINLLRKAMEETMEMDEKKFRFLIDGFPRNEDNLQGWTTVMEGKANVKFVLFFDCTSEVCIDRCLERGKSSGRTDDNRASLEKRIQTYLQSTRPIISLYEKQGKVRTVDASYGVDEVFDNVKAILDKEG, encoded by the exons ATGATTTTccatttattgagtaggttatcAGCGAAGGTGCCGAGCGTTGTGTACAGGGCSGCATTGATCATGAAGCCGCAGGTTGTGTTCGTGTTAGGAGGGCCTGGGGCGGGGAAAGGGACCCAGTGTACCAGAATCGTTGAG AACTACAGTTACACCCACCTGTCTGCCGGAGACCTGCTGAGGGCCGAGCGAAGCCGRGAGGCTTCCGAGTTCGGACAGCTCATTGACAGTTACATCAAGGATGGCAAGATCGTCCCTGTCGAGATCACCATTAACTTACTCAGGAAG GCCATGGAGGAAACCATGGAGATGGACGAGAAGAAGTTCCGCTTCCTCATTGACGGCTTCCCCCGAAATGAAGACAACCTCCAGGGGTGGACCACTGTCATGGAAGGGAAGGCTAACGTCAAATTTGTGCTTTTCTTCGACTGTACTAGTGAG GTCTGTATCGACCGATGTCTAGAAAGAGGGAAGAGCAGTGGGCGCACGGACGACAACAGAGCGAGCCTGGAGAAAAG GATCCAGACCTACCTGCAGTCGACACGGCCCATCATTTCACTGTATGAGAAACAGGGCAAGGTGCGCACCGTGGATGCCTCGTACGGTGTGGACGAG gTTTTTGACAACGTCAAAGCCATCCTGGACAAAGAGGGTTGA
- the cmpk gene encoding UMP-CMP kinase isoform X1 — MIFHLLSRLSAKVPSVVYRAALIMKPQVVFVLGGPGAGKGTQCTRIVERFSQNYSYTHLSAGDLLRAERSREASEFGQLIDSYIKDGKIVPVEITINLLRKAMEETMEMDEKKFRFLIDGFPRNEDNLQGWTTVMEGKANVKFVLFFDCTSEVCIDRCLERGKSSGRTDDNRASLEKRIQTYLQSTRPIISLYEKQGKVRTVDASYGVDEVFDNVKAILDKEG, encoded by the exons ATGATTTTccatttattgagtaggttatcAGCGAAGGTGCCGAGCGTTGTGTACAGGGCSGCATTGATCATGAAGCCGCAGGTTGTGTTCGTGTTAGGAGGGCCTGGGGCGGGGAAAGGGACCCAGTGTACCAGAATCGTTGAG CGTTTTTCACAGAACTACAGTTACACCCACCTGTCTGCCGGAGACCTGCTGAGGGCCGAGCGAAGCCGRGAGGCTTCCGAGTTCGGACAGCTCATTGACAGTTACATCAAGGATGGCAAGATCGTCCCTGTCGAGATCACCATTAACTTACTCAGGAAG GCCATGGAGGAAACCATGGAGATGGACGAGAAGAAGTTCCGCTTCCTCATTGACGGCTTCCCCCGAAATGAAGACAACCTCCAGGGGTGGACCACTGTCATGGAAGGGAAGGCTAACGTCAAATTTGTGCTTTTCTTCGACTGTACTAGTGAG GTCTGTATCGACCGATGTCTAGAAAGAGGGAAGAGCAGTGGGCGCACGGACGACAACAGAGCGAGCCTGGAGAAAAG GATCCAGACCTACCTGCAGTCGACACGGCCCATCATTTCACTGTATGAGAAACAGGGCAAGGTGCGCACCGTGGATGCCTCGTACGGTGTGGACGAG gTTTTTGACAACGTCAAAGCCATCCTGGACAAAGAGGGTTGA
- the LOC111957047 gene encoding B-cell lymphoma 6 protein, with translation MASLADGCIQFTRHAGDVLLNFNRLRSRNILTDVTIQIDGQRFCAHRAVLVACSGLFYSIFTDPLKSNLSAISLDPTVDPDGFAILLDFMYTSTLTLKDSLVLVTMNTASYLQMEHVVDTCRRFIXSREQSVTLQRDEVLTSPMRFSQDLPAFRSLDGLATSPSHTSMSPLRDRRSYCPSVFTGINASGSSHHVHGKHVPMPIGKLPDALNFSDLHKGDSVSQKLFSPTNRTEATTIIHHPLSSQSSSSSVTILRPLPCSSRPPGPFMGLQGLKHRGASPMEEDSIQPPQPDSLSLSPGCSKGVICSPQSPLRSDCQPNSPTESSGCSRNATQTSGCSQEPKARNWKKYKFIVMNQTSREKDEAQGGSVEAGDCTTPQGSNRTSGSEGPMKELQAAEMVNVHGEEILVPQASHHNISQLRCSSCGTDAPQHMVVCPRSPGTYSGEDNELHSEYSDSSGENGCNFCNSKFAEADSLKGHMLQVHADKPYKCDRCQAAFRYKGNLASHKTVHTGEKPYRCNICGAQFNRPANLKTHTRIHSGEKPYKCETCGSRFIQVAHLRAHVLIHTGEKPYPCEICGTHFRHLQTLKSHLRIHTGEKPYHCEKCDLHFRHKSQLRLHLRQKHGAVTNTKTQYRRANTDMLVGLAKAC, from the exons ATGGCCTCATTGGCAGATGGCTGCATTCAATTCACCCGCCATGCTGGTGATGTTCTGCTGAACTTCAACCGACTCCGCAGTAGAAATATCCTGACAGATGTCACAATCCAGATTGACGGTCAGCGCTTCTGCGCTCACAGGGCAGTCCTCGTGGCCTGCAG TGGGCTCTTTTACTCCATATTCACCGACCCCCTGAAGAGTAACCTGAGTGCCATCAGCCTGGACCCCACGGTGGACCCTGATGGTTTTGCCATCCTGCTGGACTTCATGTACACCTCCACCCTGACCCTGAAGGACAGCCTGGTTTTGGTTACCATGAACACAGCGTCATACCTCCAGATGGAACATGTGGTGGACACCTGCCGCAGATTCATCARGTCAAG AGAGCAGTCTGTGACTCTGCAGAGAGATGAGGTACTGACCAGCCCGATGCGTTTCTCTCAGGACCTCCCTGCTTTCAGGTCCCTGGATGGGTTGGCGACCAGCCCCAGCCACACATCCATGTCTCCCCTCAGAGACCGGAGGAGCTACTGCCCCAGTGTATTCACTGGTATCAATGCTTCGGGTAGCTCCCACCACGTCCACGGAAAACACGTCCCAATGCCCATCGGAAAGCTGCCAGACGCCCTCAATTTCAGTGACCTCCACAAAGGGGATTCCGTCTCTCAGAAACTCTTCTCTCCCACGAATCGCACAGAGGCCACCACCATCATCCACCACCCTCTTTCATCCCAGTCCTCATCCTCCTCCGTTACGATCCTCCGCCCTCTCCCCTGCTCCAGCCGCCCGCCGGGGCCCTTCATGGGGCTCCAGGGACTTAAACACAGAGGGGCCTCCCCCATGGAGGAGGACAGCATCCAGCCCCCCCAGCCAGACTCCCTCAGCCTGTCCCCAGGCTGCAGCAAAGGGGTGATCTGCAGCCCGCAGAGCCCCCTCCGCTCTGACTGCCAGCCCAACTCCCCCACCGAGTCCAGTGGCTGCAGCAGGAATGCGACCCAGACCTCTGGCTGCTCCCAGGAGCCCAAGGCCCGCAACTGGAAGAAGTACAAGTTCATCGTGATGAACCAGACCTCCAGGGAGAAGGACGAGGCCCAGGGAGGGAGCGTTGAGGCTGGGGACTGCACCACTCCTCAGGGCTCTAACAGGACTAGTGGATCAGAGGGACCGATGAAGGAGCTGCAGGCTGCAGAGATGGTCAACGTGCACGGAGAAGAGATCCTTGTCCCACAGGCCAGCCATCACAACATTAGCCAACTGAGATGCTCCTCCTGTGGTACAGATGCCCCTCAGCACATGGTGGTGTGTCCCCGCTCCCCTGGCACCTACAGCGGGGAGGACAATGAGCTGCACTCTGAGTACTCCGACTCAAGCGGTG AGAATGGTTGCAACTTCTGCAACTCAAAGTTTGCGGAAGCGGACTCCCTGAAAGGCCACATGCTCCAGGTCCATGCTGACAAGCCATACAAGTGTGACCGGTGCCAGGCTGCCTTCCGTTACAAAGGGAACCTCGCCAGCCACAAGACTGTCCACACYG GCGAGAAACCGTACCGCTGTAACATCTGCGGTGCTCAGTTCAACCGGCCGGCCAACCTCAAGACCCACACCCGAATCCACTCAGGAGAAAAGCCATAYAAGTGTGAAACGTGTGGCTCTCGCTTCATACAG GTCGCGCACCTCCGTGCCCACGTGCTGATACATACGGGGGAGAAGCCGTATCCCTGTGAGATCTGTGGGACACACTTCCGCCATCTTCAGACCCTCAAGAGCCACTTACGCatccacacaggagaaaagccctaccat TGCGAGAAATGTGACCTCCACTTTCGCCACAAGAGCCAGTTGAGGCTGCATCTCCGGCAGAAGCACGGCGCGGTCACCAACACCAAGACTCAGTACCGCCGGGCGAACACGGACATGCTCGTTGGCTTGGCCAAGGCCTGCTAA